In Lepus europaeus isolate LE1 chromosome 9, mLepTim1.pri, whole genome shotgun sequence, the following are encoded in one genomic region:
- the LOC133767067 gene encoding thioredoxin domain-containing protein 17-like, translating to MAAYQEVCVCGFEEFNQAVGLHEGKRIFALFVGSKDAEGNSWCPLCMQAEPIIREGLKRASQECVFIYCQVGDKPYWRDPNNDFRKKLNVTSVPTLLKYGTPKKLVDAECRQANLVEMLFCED from the coding sequence ATGGCTGCCTaccaggaggtgtgtgtgtgcggctTCGAGGAGTTCAACCAGGCTGTGGGGCTGCACGAGGGCAAGCGCATTTTCGCCTTGTTTGTGGGTTCTAAGGACGCGGAAGGGAACAGCTGGTGTCCCCTCTGCATGCAGGCGGAGCCAATCATTCGTGAGGGCCTGAAGCGTGCCAGCCAAGAATGTGTGTTCATCTACTGCCAAGTAGGAGACAAGCCTTACTGGAGGGATCCAAATAACGACTTCAGGAAAAAACTGAACGTGACTTCGGTGCCCACGCTCCTGAAATACGGAACACCTAAAAAACTGGTGGACGCGGAGTGTCGCCAGGCCAACCTCGTGGAGATGCTCTTCTGTGAAGATTAG
- the PDHB gene encoding pyruvate dehydrogenase E1 component subunit beta, mitochondrial, whose protein sequence is MAAVSGLVRRPLQQVSGLLKRRFHRTAPAALQVTVRDAINQGMDEELERDEKVFLLGEEVAQYDGAYKVSRGLWKKYGDKRIIDTPISEMGFAGIAVGAAMAGLRPICEFMTFNFSMQAIDQVINSAAKTYYMSAGLQSVPIVFRGPNGASAGVAAQHSQCFAAWYGHCPGLKVVSPWNSEDAKGLIKSAIRDNNPVVVLENELMYGVPFELPAEAQSKDFLIPIGKAKIERQGTHITVVAHSRPVGHCLEAATVLSKEGVECEVINLRTIRPMDIETIEASVMKTNHLVTVEGGWPQFGVGAEICARIMEGPAFNFLDAPAVRVTGADVPMPYAKILEDNAIPQVKDIIFAIKKTLNI, encoded by the exons ATGGCGGCGGTCTCTGGGCTGGTGCGGAGACCCCTTCAGCAG GTATCCGGGCTGCTGAAGAGACGCTTTCACCGGACCGCGCCGGCGGCGCTGCAG GTGACAGTTCGTGATGCTATCAACCAAGGTATGGATGAGGAGCTGGAAAGAGATGAGAAGGTATTTCTGCTTGGGGAAGAAGTTGCTCAGTATGACGGGGCATACAAG GTTAGTCGAGGCCTATGGAAGAAATACGGAGACAAGAGGATCATAGACACTCCAATCTCCGAG ATGGGCTTTGCTGGAATTGCTGTGGGTGCAGCTATG GCTGGGTTGCGGCCCATTTGTGAATTTATGACCTTCAATTTCTCTATGCAAGCCATCGACCAGGTTATAAACTCAGCTGCCAAGACCTATTACATGTCAGCAGGCCTACAGTCTGTGCCCATAGTCTTCAGGGGACCCAATGGCGCCTCGGCTGGTGTAGCTGCTCAGCACTCACAGTGCTTTGCTGCGTGGTATGGGCACTGCCCAGGCTTAAAGGTGGTCAGTCCCTGGAATTCAGAGGATGCAAAAGGACTTATAAAATCGGCCATTCGGGATAACAATCCAG TGGTGGTGCTAGAGAATGAACTGATGTATGGAGTTCCTTTTGAACTTCCTGCCGAAGCTCAGTCAAAAGATTTTCTGATTCCTATCGGAAAAGCCAAAATAGAAAGACAAG GGACACATATAACTGTGGTTGCCCATTCGAGACCAGTGGGCCACTGTTTAGAAGCTGCAACGGTGCTTTCTAAAGAGGGAGTTGAATGTGAG GTCATAAATCTGCGTACTATCAGACCAATGGATATTGAAACCATAGAAGCCAGTGTCATGAAGACAAATCATCTGGTAACAGTGGAAGGAGGCTGGCCACAGTTTGGAGTAGGAGCTGAAATTTGTGCCAGGATCATGGAAG GTCCTGCATTCAATTTCCTGGATGCACCTGCTGTTCGTGTCACTGGTGCTGACGTCCCTATGCCTTATGCAAAGATTCTAGAAGACAATGCTATACCTCAGGTCAAAGACATTATATTTgcaataaagaaaacattaaatatctAA